Proteins from a single region of Streptomyces sp. HUAS 15-9:
- a CDS encoding TIGR03943 family putative permease subunit: protein MNRQAQAAVLFLTGAALLHAGFTDLYLRYVKAGLRPLLLAAGVVLIVTALATAWYEWKNARRRKGAGADGAAAGEEGHGHVHREPRISWLLVLPLFALILVAPPALGSYSAMRTGTALQQPYGYMKLPTGDPVPVNLVDYAGRAVYDHGRSLGGRSVRITGFVAVDRAGTPYLVRMALNCCAADAQPVKIGLTGKIPPVLQPDAWLEVTGTYTTKQTRDPVNNGPIPFLRLTGSRPVPTPHDPYDETWNN from the coding sequence GTGAACCGCCAGGCACAGGCGGCGGTCCTGTTCCTGACCGGTGCGGCCCTGCTGCACGCGGGCTTCACCGACCTCTATCTGCGCTATGTCAAGGCGGGCCTGCGCCCGCTGTTGCTGGCGGCCGGCGTCGTACTGATCGTGACGGCGCTGGCGACGGCCTGGTACGAGTGGAAGAACGCGCGGCGGAGGAAGGGGGCCGGCGCCGATGGTGCCGCCGCCGGTGAAGAGGGCCACGGTCACGTTCACCGGGAGCCCCGTATCTCCTGGCTCCTCGTCCTCCCGCTCTTCGCCCTCATCCTGGTCGCGCCGCCGGCCCTGGGCTCGTACAGCGCGATGCGCACCGGTACGGCCCTGCAACAGCCGTACGGCTACATGAAGTTGCCGACGGGCGACCCCGTGCCGGTCAATCTGGTCGACTACGCGGGCCGCGCGGTCTACGACCACGGCCGTTCCCTGGGCGGCCGCAGCGTCCGGATCACCGGCTTCGTCGCCGTGGACCGCGCGGGCACGCCCTACCTCGTCCGCATGGCCCTCAACTGCTGTGCCGCGGACGCCCAGCCGGTGAAGATCGGCCTGACCGGGAAGATCCCGCCGGTCCTCCAGCCGGACGCCTGGCTGGAGGTGACGGGCACGTACACCACGAAGCAGACCCGGGACCCGGTCAACAACGGCCCGATCCCGTTCCTGCGGCTCACCGGGTCCAGGCCGGTGCCGACGCCGCACGACCCGTACGACGAGACCTGGAACAACTGA
- a CDS encoding LysE family translocator has translation MVLTPGPNMIYLVSRSITQGRRAGIISLGGVALGFLVYLLAANLGLAVVFVAVPELYLTVKLAGAAYLGFLAWSALKPGGISVFTPQDVPHDPPRRLFTMGLMTNLLNPKVAIMYLSLIPQFIDLDRGHVLLQGLVLGSAQILVSIAVNLTIVLAAGTIAAFLARRPSWLRVQRCLMGTVLGALAVSLAIN, from the coding sequence ATGGTGCTCACCCCCGGCCCGAACATGATCTATCTCGTCTCCCGCAGCATCACCCAGGGCAGACGCGCCGGGATCATCTCCCTCGGCGGTGTGGCCCTCGGCTTCCTGGTGTACCTGCTCGCCGCGAACCTGGGCCTGGCGGTCGTCTTCGTCGCCGTACCCGAGCTGTATCTCACGGTGAAACTGGCGGGCGCCGCCTACCTCGGCTTCCTGGCCTGGAGCGCCCTGAAGCCGGGCGGCATCTCCGTGTTCACCCCGCAGGACGTGCCGCACGACCCGCCACGCCGGCTGTTCACGATGGGCCTGATGACGAACCTGCTCAATCCCAAAGTCGCCATCATGTACCTGTCGCTGATCCCTCAGTTCATCGATCTGGACCGGGGCCATGTGCTGCTCCAGGGCCTCGTCCTCGGCTCGGCCCAGATCCTGGTCAGCATCGCGGTCAACCTCACGATCGTGCTGGCGGCGGGCACGATCGCGGCCTTCCTCGCCCGCCGCCCCTCCTGGCTCCGGGTGCAGCGCTGTCTGATGGGTACGGTGCTCGGCGCCCTCGCCGTGTCACTGGCCATCAACTAG
- a CDS encoding PLP-dependent aminotransferase family protein, with product MRDYQSVADAVAEEIRSGGLRPGDRLPPQREFARRHGIANSTATRVYQELARRGLTAGEVGRGTFVRAASPAAAPALTEPATTRVDLELNYPVVPEQSALLAEGLAGLLRPDALAQALRPAGAAALPAVQDSAADILAAGGWRPDPARILFAGNGRQAIAAVIAALVPPGARLGVEELTYPVLRAIAARLGITLVPLPMDGEGLIPDAVDEAHAAAPLHAVYVQPRLHNPLSLTMPTARAERLAEVLRKLGIPAVEDAIWSFLHNERPPLAAHAPEHTILIDSLSKRVAPGLTLGFVVAPAALSAGISTALRASGSAPMRFALEAAHRWQQDGTVAVLAEAKRRDAVVRQEIAARHLDGFAVQSDPRSYHCWWRLPHPWRADTFVAAAARHGIGVVPAAAFTVGDNHAPNAVRLGLATPRPDALSQALATLAELARSAPEDLVTD from the coding sequence GTGCGGGACTATCAGAGCGTCGCGGACGCGGTGGCCGAGGAGATCAGGTCGGGCGGGCTCCGCCCCGGTGACCGTCTGCCCCCGCAGCGCGAGTTCGCGCGGCGGCACGGCATCGCCAACTCCACGGCCACACGCGTCTACCAGGAACTGGCCCGCCGGGGACTGACGGCGGGCGAGGTGGGACGGGGCACGTTCGTCCGCGCGGCTTCCCCGGCCGCCGCCCCCGCACTCACCGAACCGGCCACCACCCGCGTCGACCTGGAGCTCAACTACCCGGTGGTCCCTGAGCAGAGCGCACTCCTGGCCGAGGGCCTGGCCGGACTCCTCCGCCCCGACGCCCTGGCCCAAGCTCTGCGCCCCGCGGGCGCCGCCGCCCTCCCGGCGGTACAGGACTCCGCCGCCGACATCCTCGCCGCGGGCGGCTGGCGCCCCGACCCGGCGCGGATCCTGTTCGCGGGCAACGGACGGCAGGCCATCGCGGCCGTCATCGCCGCCTTGGTGCCGCCGGGCGCGCGACTGGGAGTCGAGGAACTGACGTACCCGGTCCTCAGGGCGATCGCGGCCCGGCTGGGCATCACGCTCGTCCCCCTGCCCATGGACGGCGAGGGACTGATCCCGGACGCCGTCGATGAGGCCCACGCCGCCGCCCCCCTGCACGCGGTCTACGTACAGCCCAGACTGCACAACCCGCTCTCGCTGACCATGCCCACGGCCCGCGCCGAGCGCCTGGCCGAGGTCCTGCGCAAGCTAGGCATCCCCGCGGTGGAGGACGCCATCTGGTCCTTCCTCCACAACGAACGGCCACCCCTGGCCGCCCACGCACCCGAGCACACGATCCTGATCGACAGCCTGAGCAAGCGCGTCGCGCCAGGCCTGACGCTGGGTTTCGTGGTGGCGCCCGCAGCCCTGTCGGCCGGCATCAGCACCGCCCTGCGCGCGTCCGGCTCGGCACCGATGAGATTCGCCCTGGAGGCAGCCCACCGCTGGCAGCAGGACGGCACGGTGGCCGTGCTGGCCGAGGCCAAGCGGCGGGACGCGGTGGTACGGCAGGAGATCGCGGCCCGGCACCTGGACGGTTTCGCGGTGCAGAGCGATCCGCGCTCCTACCACTGCTGGTGGCGGCTGCCCCACCCCTGGCGCGCGGACACCTTCGTCGCGGCTGCCGCCCGCCACGGCATCGGCGTGGTTCCGGCGGCCGCCTTCACCGTCGGCGACAACCACGCGCCGAACGCCGTCCGGCTGGGCCTGGCCACGCCCCGGCCGGACGCCCTTTCCCAGGCACTCGCCACCCTCGCCGAACTGGCGCGGTCCGCACCGGAGGACCTCGTCACGGACTGA
- a CDS encoding carboxymuconolactone decarboxylase translates to MATTSDTPVLDTIAAMTVDSIERCGMDEGSLILTRIAALVAMDAPPVSYLAHAGAAMEANLTSEQVQDVLVAIAPVVGTARVMSAAGHIAEAFGFAIAIAEAEAESIAQAEGKSRGSS, encoded by the coding sequence ATGGCCACGACGTCGGACACTCCGGTTCTGGACACGATCGCCGCCATGACGGTCGACTCGATCGAGCGTTGCGGAATGGATGAAGGCTCGCTGATCCTCACGCGTATCGCCGCGCTCGTGGCGATGGATGCGCCGCCGGTCAGCTACCTCGCTCACGCGGGCGCCGCGATGGAGGCCAACCTGACGTCCGAGCAGGTGCAGGACGTACTCGTCGCGATCGCCCCCGTCGTGGGCACGGCGCGGGTCATGTCGGCCGCGGGGCACATCGCCGAGGCGTTCGGGTTCGCCATCGCCATCGCGGAGGCCGAGGCCGAGTCGATCGCCCAGGCCGAGGGGAAGAGCCGTGGCTCGTCCTGA
- a CDS encoding VanZ family protein yields MFAAVFGDETGFLIGLTVVAFVVGLSAWAVARRRQVAHSFWWLPLAFCLTGVLGVTLALRGGESGRAECVINHEITEPLHTTQGLWNLAMFVPLGLFGALALRRPLPVLAGVLALPCVIELGQALAPFVSGICDSADVEMNAGGGVLGVAGGLALVRGRVAWRSWAKPTLIAAGALAVAGLTVFQTAITAYHVDGSSVRDANDDERQVAERVIREAFGDHYQVGALRVSPGLDGYNGWMSIQMAGGFPAQLMWPGGRQLSVGFEDSDLPTRASFPVPGSATPDDAQGAYLIARTYMKAHYPWAEAATWHETRPVGDKAKSGWLMSWRFKERGVEMPRSLDVQINRAGRVSRLLVDFGPEHVRIPAGLISADRAERIVRKDRGKSGVNLRALRIRADVLKAERAKGWQGPWRVVWSVSVTDTRCKPDEIVVCEPSQTSVDAGTGEVYDD; encoded by the coding sequence GTGTTTGCCGCTGTCTTCGGCGATGAAACGGGGTTCCTCATCGGGCTCACCGTTGTCGCCTTCGTCGTAGGACTGAGCGCGTGGGCCGTCGCCCGTCGGCGTCAAGTAGCCCATTCCTTCTGGTGGTTGCCGCTGGCGTTCTGCCTGACCGGCGTCCTCGGCGTCACCCTCGCACTACGGGGCGGTGAGTCGGGGCGGGCCGAGTGTGTGATCAACCATGAGATCACCGAGCCGCTGCACACCACGCAGGGCCTGTGGAACCTGGCGATGTTCGTGCCGCTCGGTCTGTTCGGTGCGCTGGCACTGCGCCGTCCGCTTCCCGTACTGGCCGGCGTCCTCGCGCTGCCCTGCGTCATCGAACTCGGCCAGGCCCTGGCGCCGTTCGTGAGCGGGATCTGTGACAGCGCCGATGTGGAGATGAACGCAGGCGGCGGCGTGCTCGGCGTGGCCGGTGGGCTCGCGCTGGTGCGGGGCCGTGTCGCGTGGCGTTCCTGGGCCAAGCCCACGCTGATCGCGGCCGGAGCGCTCGCCGTGGCGGGGCTGACCGTCTTCCAGACCGCGATCACCGCCTACCACGTGGACGGCTCTTCCGTGCGGGACGCGAACGACGACGAGCGCCAAGTCGCCGAGCGTGTCATCCGCGAGGCCTTCGGTGACCACTACCAGGTCGGCGCGCTTCGTGTCAGCCCCGGTCTCGACGGCTACAACGGCTGGATGTCCATCCAGATGGCGGGTGGGTTCCCCGCCCAGCTGATGTGGCCGGGCGGCCGCCAACTGAGCGTCGGCTTCGAGGATTCCGACCTTCCGACCCGGGCGAGCTTCCCCGTCCCGGGCTCGGCCACGCCCGATGACGCCCAGGGCGCCTACCTCATCGCCCGTACCTACATGAAGGCCCACTACCCGTGGGCCGAGGCGGCCACCTGGCACGAGACCCGACCGGTCGGCGACAAGGCCAAGTCGGGATGGCTCATGTCGTGGCGGTTCAAGGAACGTGGCGTGGAGATGCCGCGCAGCCTCGACGTGCAGATCAACCGCGCCGGACGCGTCTCCCGGTTGCTGGTCGACTTCGGCCCCGAGCACGTGAGGATCCCCGCCGGGCTGATCTCGGCCGACCGGGCCGAGAGGATCGTCAGGAAGGATCGGGGGAAGAGCGGCGTCAATCTCCGTGCGCTCCGGATCCGCGCGGACGTGCTGAAAGCCGAGCGGGCCAAGGGCTGGCAGGGCCCCTGGCGAGTGGTGTGGTCGGTGAGCGTCACCGACACACGGTGCAAGCCCGACGAGATCGTCGTCTGTGAACCGTCGCAGACGTCGGTCGACGCCGGTACCGGCGAGGTCTACGACGACTGA
- a CDS encoding amidohydrolase family protein has protein sequence MIIDAHSHVHDPVEEHIMLLDGAGVDRAVLFGTRPHPERATDLESLRREMAALGEAVGGRANGIEGYRTAWQELDAALEAYPDRFIGFRSVPLDLAPHRIAELIDRDVVGRGLRGIGELTPPPGRADLVEPVLRAAADHSQLPVVVHGFAPTTAEDLRTLARLAAAYPSVPVVIGQLGGLNWMDAIELVRDTPSMFLELSTANVIFAVRLAVREIPDRTLFGSDAPYGDPALARATVERVTRPGEVRDQVLGGTAARLLGIVT, from the coding sequence ATGATCATTGACGCGCACAGCCATGTCCACGACCCGGTCGAGGAGCACATCATGCTGCTGGACGGCGCCGGGGTGGACCGGGCGGTTCTCTTCGGCACCCGGCCTCACCCGGAACGTGCGACCGACCTTGAGTCGCTGCGGCGCGAGATGGCCGCACTGGGCGAGGCGGTCGGCGGCCGGGCCAATGGGATCGAGGGGTACCGGACCGCATGGCAGGAACTGGACGCTGCGCTGGAGGCCTACCCGGATCGCTTCATCGGATTCAGGAGCGTGCCGCTCGACCTGGCCCCGCATCGGATCGCTGAGCTGATCGACCGGGACGTGGTCGGTCGTGGCCTGCGGGGAATCGGGGAACTGACGCCGCCACCCGGCCGGGCGGACCTGGTGGAGCCCGTGCTGCGGGCAGCCGCGGACCACAGCCAACTGCCCGTAGTGGTCCACGGGTTCGCGCCCACCACGGCCGAAGACCTGCGAACCCTGGCCCGACTGGCAGCCGCGTATCCGTCCGTGCCTGTGGTGATCGGCCAACTCGGGGGCCTGAACTGGATGGACGCCATCGAGTTGGTCCGGGACACGCCCAGCATGTTCCTGGAACTGTCCACGGCCAACGTGATCTTCGCCGTTCGGCTGGCCGTCCGGGAGATACCGGACCGCACCCTGTTCGGCTCGGACGCCCCATACGGTGACCCGGCACTCGCCCGTGCCACTGTCGAGCGCGTCACCCGCCCAGGTGAGGTACGCGACCAGGTGCTGGGAGGAACAGCGGCCCGGCTTCTCGGTATCGTGACGTGA
- a CDS encoding MerR family transcriptional regulator: protein MLIGELSRRTGVSERLLRYYERVELIRSDRRANGYREYADDTVETVRQIRGLLAAGLPTRIIRQVLPCAADGLALRPCPGVLERLRAQLNALDRRAADLAAARDLLRETIATTEGAATPEQPPARP from the coding sequence GTGCTGATCGGGGAGTTGTCACGCCGTACCGGAGTCAGTGAACGCCTGCTGCGCTACTACGAGCGCGTCGAGCTCATACGGTCGGACCGACGTGCCAACGGATATCGCGAATACGCCGACGACACCGTGGAGACCGTTCGGCAGATACGCGGACTGCTCGCCGCCGGCCTTCCCACACGGATCATCCGCCAGGTCCTCCCATGCGCCGCCGACGGCCTTGCCCTGCGTCCTTGCCCCGGCGTCCTCGAACGCCTGCGGGCCCAGTTGAATGCCCTGGACCGCCGTGCGGCCGACCTGGCCGCGGCTCGCGATCTGCTGCGCGAGACGATCGCCACGACAGAAGGCGCAGCAACCCCGGAACAGCCACCCGCGCGACCGTGA
- a CDS encoding DUF397 domain-containing protein, which yields MRDSKDPGGRSIVFRAAAWTSLIGAIRQGALTGVNRERRN from the coding sequence ATACGTGACTCGAAGGATCCGGGCGGGCGCTCGATAGTTTTCCGGGCTGCCGCCTGGACGTCACTGATCGGCGCCATCAGGCAGGGTGCCCTCACCGGGGTGAACCGGGAGCGTCGGAACTGA
- a CDS encoding Pr6Pr family membrane protein, with the protein MTAPIPRDIPDLPAVPRKPRLLPSHVPATAVVPPFPRPLAAVFRLLTALAAATGVTLELLLGSPTRAMSYFSVQANVLLALVFLISARRAWSARRPIPSAVTGAVLLYAVISALAYHLLLAHTTPPFSMTGATTPPAPWHGEWLAAQLLHKAAPAAAVLDWLLLTAPGRLHLRQATTWLVYPLAYLLFSLARGELLLPGTPDRYLYPFLNVDQHGYRGALANALLLGLASYGLAVLLTAVDHARPNPVRRRAKTGFRLRPPVG; encoded by the coding sequence ATGACCGCCCCGATACCCAGGGACATCCCGGACCTCCCCGCGGTCCCGCGCAAGCCCAGACTGCTGCCCTCGCATGTACCGGCCACGGCGGTGGTACCCCCCTTCCCCCGCCCCCTGGCCGCGGTATTCCGCCTCCTTACGGCCCTGGCGGCGGCCACGGGCGTAACCCTGGAGCTCCTCCTGGGCAGCCCGACCCGGGCGATGAGCTACTTCAGCGTCCAGGCCAATGTCCTACTGGCGCTGGTGTTCCTGATCTCGGCCCGCCGCGCGTGGTCGGCCCGCCGCCCCATACCGTCCGCCGTGACGGGCGCCGTGCTCCTCTACGCAGTGATCTCGGCCCTCGCCTACCACCTGCTGCTGGCCCACACGACGCCCCCGTTCTCCATGACGGGCGCGACGACGCCACCGGCGCCCTGGCACGGCGAGTGGCTCGCCGCCCAGCTCCTCCACAAAGCGGCCCCGGCCGCGGCGGTACTGGACTGGCTCCTGCTCACGGCCCCCGGCCGCCTGCACCTGCGCCAGGCCACGACCTGGCTCGTCTACCCCCTGGCCTACCTGCTCTTCTCCCTCGCCCGCGGGGAACTCCTGCTCCCCGGCACCCCCGACCGCTACCTCTATCCCTTCCTGAACGTCGACCAGCACGGCTACCGCGGCGCCCTCGCCAACGCCCTCCTCCTCGGCCTCGCCTCCTACGGCCTCGCCGTCCTCCTGACCGCCGTCGACCACGCCCGCCCGAACCCCGTCCGCCGCCGCGCCAAAACCGGATTTCGTCTCCGGCCACCGGTGGGCTAA
- a CDS encoding metallophosphoesterase, whose amino-acid sequence MRARYGVPLGIAAVGAAGVLYAAGFEARSFRLRRVTVPVLPAGMRPMRILQVSDIHMVSGQRKKQRWLRSLAGLRPDFVINTGDNLSDQEGVPEVLDALGPLMEFPGAYVFGSNDYYGPSLRNPARYLLEKASGHHGLNGNPPVVGAIHNPWEDLRDGFDAAGWLNLTNTRGVLKVEGVSVELTGLDDPHIKRDRYLQVAGGPSGMSDFSMGVVHAPYLRVLDSFTADDYPLVLAGHTHGGQLCIPFYGALVTNCDLDTDRVKGLSTHTAEGRTSYLHVSAGCGTNRYTPVRFACPPEATLLTLVGRE is encoded by the coding sequence ATGCGCGCTCGATACGGAGTACCCCTGGGAATCGCGGCGGTCGGCGCCGCCGGTGTGTTGTATGCGGCGGGGTTCGAGGCCCGCTCCTTCCGGCTCCGACGGGTGACCGTCCCGGTCCTGCCCGCGGGCATGCGCCCGATGCGCATCCTCCAGGTCTCCGACATCCACATGGTGAGCGGTCAGCGCAAGAAGCAGCGCTGGCTGCGCTCGCTGGCGGGCCTGCGACCGGACTTCGTGATCAACACCGGCGACAACCTGTCGGACCAGGAGGGCGTCCCCGAGGTCCTGGACGCCCTCGGCCCCCTGATGGAGTTCCCGGGCGCGTACGTCTTCGGCTCCAACGACTACTACGGCCCCAGCCTCCGCAACCCGGCCCGCTACCTGCTGGAGAAGGCCAGCGGCCACCACGGCCTCAACGGCAACCCGCCGGTCGTGGGCGCGATCCACAACCCCTGGGAGGACCTCCGCGACGGCTTCGACGCGGCGGGCTGGCTGAACCTGACCAACACGCGGGGTGTGCTGAAGGTCGAGGGCGTCTCGGTGGAGCTGACGGGCCTGGACGACCCGCACATCAAGCGCGACCGCTATCTGCAGGTGGCCGGCGGTCCCTCGGGTATGTCCGACTTCTCGATGGGCGTGGTGCACGCGCCGTACCTGCGAGTGCTGGACTCGTTCACGGCGGACGACTACCCCCTGGTCCTGGCCGGCCACACCCACGGCGGCCAGCTCTGCATCCCCTTCTACGGCGCCCTGGTCACCAACTGCGACCTGGACACGGACCGCGTGAAGGGCCTGTCCACGCACACGGCGGAGGGCCGCACGTCGTACCTCCACGTGTCGGCGGGCTGCGGTACGAACCGCTACACGCCGGTACGGTTCGCCTGCCCACCGGAGGCGACGCTGCTGACGCTGGTGGGCCGGGAGTAG